The Nitriliruptor alkaliphilus DSM 45188 genome includes a region encoding these proteins:
- the murJ gene encoding murein biosynthesis integral membrane protein MurJ, producing the protein MSTAPPPDGVDAGDPHPQVEDDLRRSSFLVGAGILLSRISGLIREVVTAAFLATGVGAEAFKAALRIPNLLQNLLGEGVLSASFVPAYSKLLAEGRREEAGRLAGAIAGLLLVLTSGLVLVGVVFAEPITRLLTPGFVPGTDRFDLTVMLVRIITPGVGFLVLSAWCLGVLNSHRRFFLSYVAPVLWNVAIIGVLAGAALVSTDQARLATAMAVGAAVGSVLQFAVQLPSVIGLTRGLALSTSFAVPGVPEVVRRFGQVVAGRGGVQLASYVDLAVASLLAFGAFSALTYAQVLYLLPISLFGMSVAAAELPTLSTMDRRDRPRIVARLDEGLGRVAFFVVPSSIAFLLAGDLIAATVFQWRAFSPEASVQVGIILAVYALGMLASTSSRLLQSALYGAGDTRTPAIYAVMRVVLSLIVGVSIMFPLDAFGVTAEGVRLIGDLTWSIAPEGLREGPDSFFRLGATGLAFGAAVGAWFELLLLRIRVGIVFGRPRLAGPHARAIAKAAVAGVVGAGVARVVVGATGVGSRLGGIIAVLVIGGAYLLAARVLGVPEAAELTGRVERRLRRR; encoded by the coding sequence GTGAGCACCGCTCCCCCGCCCGACGGCGTCGACGCCGGTGATCCCCACCCGCAGGTGGAGGACGACCTGCGTCGCTCGTCGTTCCTGGTCGGGGCCGGCATCCTGCTCTCGCGCATCTCGGGGCTGATCCGCGAGGTGGTCACCGCGGCGTTCCTGGCCACGGGCGTGGGTGCCGAGGCCTTCAAGGCGGCGCTCCGCATCCCGAACCTGCTGCAGAACCTGCTCGGCGAGGGGGTGCTGTCGGCCTCCTTCGTGCCGGCCTACAGCAAGCTGCTGGCCGAGGGACGACGCGAGGAGGCCGGCCGACTGGCCGGGGCGATCGCCGGGCTGCTGCTGGTGCTCACCAGTGGGCTCGTCCTGGTGGGTGTGGTGTTCGCCGAGCCGATCACCCGGCTGCTGACCCCCGGGTTCGTGCCCGGGACCGACCGCTTCGACCTGACCGTCATGCTGGTACGGATCATCACCCCCGGGGTCGGGTTCCTGGTCCTGTCCGCGTGGTGCCTCGGCGTCCTCAACTCCCACCGCCGGTTCTTCCTGTCCTACGTCGCACCGGTCCTGTGGAACGTGGCGATCATCGGCGTGCTCGCCGGCGCGGCGCTGGTCTCCACCGACCAGGCGCGCCTCGCCACGGCGATGGCCGTGGGCGCGGCAGTCGGCTCGGTCCTGCAGTTCGCCGTCCAGCTGCCGAGCGTGATCGGGCTGACCCGGGGCTTGGCGCTGTCGACCTCGTTCGCGGTCCCGGGCGTGCCCGAGGTGGTGCGTCGGTTCGGCCAGGTGGTGGCGGGTCGCGGCGGGGTGCAGCTGGCGAGCTACGTCGATCTCGCGGTCGCGTCGCTGCTGGCCTTCGGCGCGTTCTCCGCGCTCACCTACGCGCAGGTGCTCTACCTGCTGCCGATCTCGTTGTTCGGGATGAGCGTGGCAGCTGCCGAGCTTCCCACGCTGTCCACGATGGACCGCCGCGACCGGCCACGGATCGTGGCGCGGCTCGACGAGGGCCTCGGACGGGTGGCGTTCTTCGTCGTCCCGTCCTCGATCGCGTTCCTGCTCGCCGGTGACCTCATCGCCGCCACCGTGTTCCAGTGGCGAGCCTTCTCGCCCGAAGCATCGGTGCAGGTCGGGATCATCCTGGCCGTGTACGCCCTCGGGATGCTGGCCAGCACCTCGTCGCGTCTGCTGCAGTCGGCCCTCTACGGCGCCGGGGACACGCGTACCCCCGCGATCTACGCCGTCATGCGGGTGGTCCTGTCGCTGATCGTCGGCGTGTCCATCATGTTCCCGCTCGACGCGTTCGGGGTGACCGCCGAGGGGGTGCGCCTGATCGGCGACCTGACCTGGTCGATCGCGCCCGAGGGCCTGCGCGAGGGCCCCGACAGCTTCTTCCGGCTCGGTGCGACCGGCCTGGCGTTCGGCGCCGCGGTCGGCGCCTGGTTCGAGCTGCTGCTCCTGCGCATCCGGGTCGGGATCGTGTTCGGCCGACCTCGGCTGGCCGGTCCCCACGCGCGCGCCATCGCCAAGGCTGCGGTCGCCGGGGTCGTGGGGGCCGGTGTGGCCCGCGTCGTGGTCGGCGCGACGGGCGTCGGCTCGCGGCTCGGCGGGATCATCGCCGTGCTCGTCATCGGCGGTGCCTACCTGCTCGCCGCCCGCGTCCTCGGGGTGCCGGAGGCCGCCGAGCTGACCGGCCGGGTCGAACGACGGTTGCGACGGCGTTGA
- a CDS encoding cold-shock protein: protein MPTGRVKVFHAERNFGFLTTADGDEVYVAGDQVQGGSLRSGDEVEYELADGEGRKRAATDVTVTKAAPADNPVGRTMAEPPMWDELEERERQRRAARRRRR, encoded by the coding sequence ATGCCCACCGGACGCGTCAAGGTCTTCCACGCGGAGCGCAACTTCGGCTTCCTCACCACCGCCGATGGCGACGAGGTCTACGTCGCTGGCGACCAGGTCCAGGGCGGCTCGCTCCGTTCGGGGGACGAGGTCGAGTACGAGCTCGCCGACGGTGAGGGCCGCAAGCGCGCCGCGACCGACGTCACCGTGACCAAGGCCGCCCCGGCCGACAACCCCGTCGGTCGCACCATGGCCGAGCCGCCCATGTGGGACGAGCTCGAGGAGCGCGAGCGTCAACGTCGCGCCGCACGTCGCCGCCGGCGCTGA
- a CDS encoding polyprenol monophosphomannose synthase, translating to MSPPGDRTLVVLPTYDERDTLPTVLAGLTALATDLDVLVVDDASPDGTGQLAEAVTSGDPHRHVLHRAGKAGLGSAYRTGFRWGLERGYDRFVAMDADLSHDPASLPELLAASARADLVIGSRYVPGGRVERWPLRRRLLSAGGNLYARGLTGLPVHDGTSGYRVVHRAVLEAIDVAELRSDGYAFQLEVAFRAWRAGFHLAEVPIVFVERRAGASKLSRAVVAEALWRTAAWAAREGRGQSGIHPASVRAGAAGPRAPGG from the coding sequence GTGAGTCCGCCCGGTGACCGCACGCTCGTCGTGCTGCCGACCTACGACGAACGCGACACCCTGCCGACGGTGCTCGCGGGGCTCACCGCACTGGCCACGGACCTCGACGTGCTCGTGGTCGACGACGCCTCACCCGACGGGACCGGCCAGCTCGCCGAGGCCGTGACGAGCGGTGATCCGCACCGCCACGTGCTGCACCGGGCGGGGAAGGCCGGCCTCGGGTCGGCCTACCGGACCGGCTTCCGGTGGGGGCTCGAGCGTGGGTACGACCGTTTCGTGGCGATGGACGCCGACCTCTCGCACGACCCGGCGTCGCTGCCGGAGCTGCTGGCGGCGTCGGCACGGGCCGATCTGGTGATCGGCAGCCGGTACGTGCCCGGTGGTCGGGTCGAGCGCTGGCCGCTGCGGCGTCGGCTCCTGTCGGCTGGCGGCAACCTCTACGCCCGCGGCCTCACCGGGTTGCCGGTCCACGACGGGACCAGCGGCTACCGCGTCGTGCACCGTGCGGTCCTCGAGGCGATCGACGTCGCGGAGCTGCGGTCGGACGGCTACGCGTTCCAGCTGGAGGTCGCCTTCCGGGCGTGGCGCGCGGGCTTCCACCTCGCGGAGGTCCCGATCGTCTTCGTCGAGCGCCGTGCCGGTGCATCCAAGCTGTCCCGAGCGGTGGTCGCCGAGGCACTGTGGCGGACCGCCGCGTGGGCCGCACGCGAGGGGCGCGGTCAGTCGGGGATCCACCCGGCGTCCGTCCGGGCAGGCGCGGCCGGACCTCGAGCGCCGGGCGGCTAG
- the aat gene encoding leucyl/phenylalanyl-tRNA--protein transferase: MVQHDEREPGAGRRLARFRRVDPTDDGSGLARRPEPVPASAWLLPDPEHADEDGVVGVGADLAPGTLVDAYQRGMFPWPHPGVPLPWFSPDPRGVLEAGDLRVSRSLRRRMRACGWTTTVDAAFRAVVSGCAEDRGDGQGSWITSAMARAYGRLHDLGWAHSLEVWEGDRLIGGIYGVQVGGVFTGESMFHRSTDASKVALIDLVARFHAAGGRLVDVQLTTPHLRSLGARDLPRHDFLALLTGARQLDVRLARGRRPVTRLVDLGDRSTDGVRSTSAEHRYPGP, translated from the coding sequence GTGGTGCAGCACGACGAGCGCGAGCCAGGGGCCGGCCGCCGCCTGGCCCGCTTCCGTCGCGTCGACCCGACCGATGACGGGTCCGGGCTCGCCCGCCGACCCGAACCCGTCCCGGCGTCCGCCTGGCTGCTGCCCGACCCCGAGCACGCCGACGAGGACGGCGTCGTCGGTGTCGGCGCCGACCTGGCACCGGGAACGCTGGTGGACGCCTACCAGCGGGGCATGTTCCCCTGGCCGCACCCGGGCGTCCCGCTGCCGTGGTTCTCGCCCGACCCGCGCGGCGTGCTCGAGGCCGGCGACCTGCGCGTCTCGCGGTCGCTCCGGCGGCGGATGCGTGCCTGCGGGTGGACCACCACGGTCGACGCCGCCTTCCGCGCCGTGGTCAGCGGCTGCGCCGAGGACCGCGGCGACGGACAGGGCAGCTGGATCACCTCGGCCATGGCGCGTGCCTACGGACGCCTGCACGATCTCGGGTGGGCCCACAGCCTCGAGGTGTGGGAGGGGGACCGGCTCATCGGCGGCATCTACGGGGTCCAGGTCGGTGGCGTCTTCACCGGTGAATCCATGTTCCACCGCTCGACCGATGCGTCGAAGGTGGCGCTGATCGACCTCGTCGCGCGCTTCCACGCCGCGGGGGGGCGCCTCGTGGACGTCCAGCTGACCACCCCCCACCTGCGCAGCCTCGGCGCCCGCGACCTGCCCCGACACGACTTCCTCGCGCTCCTCACCGGGGCGCGACAGCTCGACGTGCGGCTGGCGCGGGGACGACGCCCGGTGACCCGTCTGGTGGACCTCGGGGACCGAAGCACGGACGGGGTCCGGTCCACCTCCGCCGAGCACCGTTACCCTGGGCCCTGA
- the ahcY gene encoding adenosylhomocysteinase produces MPTIPEAITRRYPDQDYEIADISLAEWGRKEIGLAEVEMPGLMALRERYEGQRPLEGARIAGCLHMTVQTAVLIETLQSLGAEVRWSSCNIFSTQDEAAAAVAAAGTPVFAWKGETEEEYWWTVEQTLTWPGGKGPNLLLDDGGDLTAVVHDKHPELIGEILGVSEETTTGIKQLRTWQKQGTLRMPAINVNDSVTKSKFDNLYGCRESLIDGLKRATDVMIAGKVAVVAGYGDVGKGCVQALRGMGATVMVTEIDPINALQAAMEGYRVVTMEEAAPQADIIVTATGNMGVVTRELVHQMKDHAILCNIGHFDTEIETAALREYEWTNIKPQVDLVHLPNGNKVILLAEGRLVNLGCATGHSSFVMSTSFTNQVLAQLELWLHHEDYKEEVYVLPKHLDEEVARLHLEKIGANLTVLTEAQATYLGVDVDGPYKDDTYRY; encoded by the coding sequence GTGCCCACCATCCCGGAAGCGATCACCCGCCGCTACCCCGACCAGGACTACGAGATCGCCGACATCTCGCTGGCCGAGTGGGGGCGCAAGGAGATCGGCCTCGCCGAGGTCGAGATGCCCGGGTTGATGGCCCTCCGGGAACGCTACGAGGGGCAGCGTCCCCTCGAGGGCGCTCGGATCGCCGGCTGCCTCCACATGACGGTCCAGACCGCCGTGCTGATCGAGACCCTCCAGTCCCTCGGTGCCGAGGTCCGCTGGTCGTCGTGCAACATCTTCTCCACCCAGGACGAGGCGGCGGCCGCCGTCGCCGCGGCCGGGACCCCGGTGTTCGCCTGGAAGGGCGAGACCGAGGAGGAGTACTGGTGGACGGTCGAGCAGACCCTCACGTGGCCCGGCGGGAAGGGACCGAACCTGCTGCTCGACGACGGCGGTGACCTGACCGCGGTCGTGCACGACAAGCACCCCGAGCTGATCGGCGAGATCCTCGGTGTGTCCGAGGAGACCACCACCGGGATCAAGCAGCTGCGCACCTGGCAGAAGCAGGGGACCCTGCGGATGCCGGCCATCAACGTCAACGACTCGGTCACCAAGTCGAAGTTCGACAACCTCTACGGGTGCCGCGAATCGTTGATCGACGGCCTCAAGCGCGCCACGGACGTGATGATCGCCGGCAAGGTCGCCGTCGTGGCCGGGTACGGCGACGTCGGCAAGGGCTGCGTCCAGGCCCTGCGGGGGATGGGGGCCACCGTCATGGTCACCGAGATCGACCCGATCAACGCCCTCCAGGCCGCCATGGAGGGCTACCGGGTCGTCACGATGGAGGAGGCCGCACCCCAGGCCGACATCATCGTGACCGCCACGGGCAACATGGGTGTGGTCACCCGCGAGCTGGTCCACCAGATGAAGGACCACGCGATCCTGTGCAACATCGGTCACTTCGACACCGAGATCGAGACCGCGGCGCTGCGCGAGTACGAGTGGACCAACATCAAGCCGCAGGTCGACCTCGTCCACCTGCCGAACGGCAACAAGGTCATCCTGCTCGCCGAGGGGCGCCTGGTGAACCTCGGTTGCGCCACCGGGCACAGCTCGTTCGTGATGTCGACCTCCTTCACCAACCAGGTCCTCGCCCAGCTCGAGCTGTGGCTGCACCACGAGGACTACAAGGAGGAGGTCTACGTGCTGCCCAAGCACCTCGACGAGGAGGTCGCCCGTCTCCACCTGGAGAAGATCGGCGCGAACCTCACCGTCCTGACCGAGGCCCAGGCCACCTACCTCGGCGTCGACGTGGACGGCCCCTACAAGGACGACACGTACCGCTACTGA
- the clpS gene encoding ATP-dependent Clp protease adapter ClpS, translated as MNPRAAGPSSAPVREREPETTERVLPDAPWDVVVWDDPVNLMSYVVFVLRRVFGFPEPVARKLMLEVHNNGRSLVASEPREQAERYVQELHGYGLQATMERAS; from the coding sequence GTGAACCCACGAGCTGCAGGACCGAGCTCGGCACCGGTCCGCGAACGCGAACCCGAGACCACCGAACGTGTGCTGCCCGACGCCCCGTGGGACGTGGTCGTCTGGGACGATCCGGTCAACCTCATGTCCTACGTGGTCTTCGTCCTGCGACGGGTGTTCGGGTTCCCCGAACCGGTGGCCCGCAAGCTGATGCTCGAGGTCCACAACAACGGGCGTTCCCTGGTCGCCTCCGAACCCCGTGAGCAGGCGGAACGCTACGTTCAGGAGCTGCACGGCTACGGCCTGCAGGCCACCATGGAGCGCGCCTCCTGA
- a CDS encoding 5'-3' exonuclease, which produces MRLHLLDGTYELFRAHFSKRPPRTAPDGRDVKATVGVVSSLLRLLADEDEGVTHLAVAFDNPIESWRNERFPAYKDSSGVDPALLAQFDDVERAVAALGVVVWSMDRHEADDAMATAAVRWGGDGADGVEQTGGGLVDQIRILTPDKDLGQVVRGERIVQVDRLREKLYDEAGVVARLGVPPCSVPDYLALVGDTADGIPGLPGFGAKGAAAILTRYGHLEAIPDLALDWDVQVRGATRLAATLAERRDDALLYRELARLDLDVPLAERLDDLAWGGVPRDRFLAWCDEVGSDGLRDRPHRFA; this is translated from the coding sequence GTGCGCTTGCACCTGCTGGACGGTACCTACGAGCTGTTCCGTGCCCACTTCAGCAAGCGGCCGCCCCGCACCGCCCCGGACGGACGTGACGTGAAGGCGACGGTCGGGGTCGTGTCCTCGCTGCTGCGCCTCCTGGCCGACGAGGACGAGGGGGTCACCCACCTCGCCGTGGCGTTCGACAACCCCATCGAGTCGTGGCGCAACGAGCGTTTCCCGGCCTACAAGGACAGCAGCGGGGTCGACCCGGCGCTGCTGGCCCAGTTCGACGACGTGGAGCGTGCCGTCGCCGCCCTCGGCGTCGTGGTGTGGTCGATGGACCGCCACGAGGCCGACGACGCCATGGCCACCGCGGCGGTCCGCTGGGGCGGCGACGGCGCGGACGGGGTGGAGCAGACCGGTGGCGGCCTGGTCGATCAGATCCGCATCCTGACCCCCGACAAGGACCTCGGCCAGGTCGTACGGGGTGAGCGCATCGTCCAGGTCGACCGGCTGCGGGAGAAGCTCTACGACGAGGCCGGCGTGGTGGCACGCCTCGGTGTGCCACCATGCTCGGTGCCCGACTACCTCGCCCTCGTCGGTGACACGGCCGACGGCATCCCGGGCCTGCCGGGGTTCGGTGCCAAGGGAGCTGCGGCCATCCTGACCCGCTACGGCCACCTCGAGGCGATCCCCGACCTGGCGCTCGACTGGGACGTCCAGGTGCGCGGCGCGACGCGCCTGGCCGCCACGCTCGCCGAACGGCGGGACGACGCCCTGCTCTACCGCGAGCTGGCCCGTCTCGACCTCGACGTGCCCCTCGCCGAGCGCCTCGACGACCTGGCGTGGGGCGGCGTGCCGCGCGACCGGTTCCTCGCCTGGTGCGACGAGGTCGGCAGCGACGGTCTGCGTGACCGTCCGCACCGCTTCGCGTGA
- a CDS encoding DUF2017 family protein — translation MRWTLDEFEVDLVRTLVTSLADVLEGRDPRDAAVQRLFPATVVGDDEADAELRGLIHDDLAGVKRAGLTALGGLLDGATRKGSLLRVELTPDDTLLVLGVLNDLRLAIGARIAIEDLDRDDVDPDSALGYRLAVMDHLGLWQELLLAIVDPPAVRIHDLDVEVPDDPRDA, via the coding sequence GTGCGCTGGACCCTCGACGAGTTCGAGGTCGACCTGGTGCGCACCCTGGTCACCTCGCTGGCCGACGTGCTGGAGGGCCGCGACCCCCGTGACGCGGCCGTGCAGCGGCTGTTCCCCGCCACCGTCGTCGGCGACGACGAGGCCGATGCCGAGCTTCGCGGCCTCATCCACGACGACCTGGCCGGGGTCAAACGGGCGGGCCTGACGGCGCTCGGCGGTCTGCTCGACGGTGCGACCCGGAAGGGCTCGCTGCTCCGCGTCGAGCTGACCCCCGACGACACCTTGCTGGTCCTCGGCGTCCTCAACGACCTGCGCCTGGCCATCGGCGCCCGGATCGCGATCGAGGACCTGGACCGCGACGACGTCGACCCGGACTCGGCGCTCGGGTACCGGCTGGCGGTCATGGACCACCTCGGGCTGTGGCAGGAGTTGCTGCTGGCCATCGTGGACCCGCCGGCGGTCCGGATCCACGACCTGGACGTCGAGGTGCCCGACGACCCTCGCGACGCGTAG
- a CDS encoding inositol monophosphatase family protein, giving the protein MTAGLAPDQLTGVVRFAHELADLADAVTLPGFREAFAPGVRGAADVDHKADGTAVTAFDRDAERAIRSAVRARFPGHAFLGEEDGLEGDDGAPRWIVDPIDGTTNFVTGNPVWATLIALQVDGEEVVGVVSAPALGSRWDGVRGGPAHQDGREIRVTTVDDLAQAQVSFGGLGYFAEERIGPAVTELTARTRRQRGFGDFWQHCLVASGSCEIALEAEVNLWDLAAVKVIVEAAGGRFTDLEGRATADGGSALSTNGPLHDEVLAIVAASRG; this is encoded by the coding sequence GTGACCGCGGGGCTCGCCCCCGACCAGCTCACCGGTGTGGTCCGATTCGCGCACGAGCTGGCGGACCTGGCCGACGCGGTGACGCTGCCCGGGTTCCGGGAGGCGTTCGCACCGGGGGTGCGTGGTGCCGCGGACGTGGACCACAAGGCCGACGGCACGGCGGTGACCGCCTTCGACCGGGACGCCGAGCGGGCCATCCGGTCCGCGGTCCGGGCCCGGTTCCCGGGCCACGCCTTCCTCGGTGAGGAGGATGGGCTCGAGGGGGACGACGGCGCGCCCCGGTGGATCGTCGACCCGATCGACGGCACGACCAACTTCGTGACCGGCAACCCCGTGTGGGCCACCCTCATCGCCCTCCAGGTCGACGGTGAGGAGGTCGTCGGGGTCGTGTCGGCGCCGGCGCTCGGCAGCCGTTGGGACGGCGTCCGCGGCGGACCGGCGCACCAGGACGGGCGCGAGATCCGGGTCACCACCGTCGACGACCTCGCCCAGGCGCAGGTCTCCTTCGGGGGGCTCGGGTACTTCGCCGAGGAGCGGATCGGACCGGCCGTGACCGAGCTCACGGCGCGCACCCGGCGACAGCGCGGGTTCGGTGACTTCTGGCAGCACTGCCTCGTGGCGTCCGGGTCGTGCGAGATCGCCCTGGAAGCCGAGGTCAACCTGTGGGACCTCGCGGCGGTCAAGGTGATCGTCGAGGCCGCCGGTGGGCGGTTCACCGACCTCGAAGGGCGTGCCACCGCGGACGGCGGCAGCGCCCTGTCCACCAACGGCCCGCTGCACGACGAGGTCCTCGCCATCGTGGCGGCGTCGCGCGGCTGA
- a CDS encoding LLM class flavin-dependent oxidoreductase, protein MDVGIGISEDLPVAVQQQLAVDVEGAGFRSLWTNEASGRDALLLCQAWAAATATLEVGVGVVPLWTRSPAQLAMACATLQEATGGRFILGLGVSHPATMGPWHGADVRAPRTAAREALTILRQLEAGEPSDVDGQVMRSSRFRLRISPQPPPTTRLLAAMGPRMLELAGTDADGVLLNWSSAEEVARAGQRVRSAAADAGRDPAGVEVATYVRVAVADDHDTALTALAGEIATYAALPAYAAHFERQGFGDAVERVKAAHKAGADAAGKAEALGERALSQLGWAGTPQDDPADALAAYRDAGLDHLVARVVVAGGDAAASVHQVVRALG, encoded by the coding sequence GTGGACGTCGGCATCGGGATCTCCGAGGACCTACCGGTCGCGGTGCAGCAGCAGCTGGCGGTCGACGTGGAGGGGGCCGGCTTCCGTTCCCTGTGGACCAACGAGGCGTCCGGCCGCGACGCGCTCCTGCTGTGCCAGGCGTGGGCGGCGGCGACCGCCACCTTGGAGGTGGGGGTGGGGGTGGTGCCGCTGTGGACCCGTTCACCGGCCCAGCTGGCGATGGCCTGCGCCACCCTCCAGGAGGCAACGGGGGGCAGGTTCATCCTCGGCCTCGGTGTGTCGCACCCCGCCACGATGGGGCCGTGGCACGGCGCCGACGTGCGGGCGCCCCGCACCGCCGCCCGCGAGGCGCTGACGATCCTGCGCCAGCTCGAGGCGGGGGAGCCCTCCGACGTCGACGGTCAGGTGATGCGATCCTCGCGGTTCCGCCTCCGGATCTCGCCCCAGCCGCCGCCGACCACGAGGCTCCTGGCCGCCATGGGGCCGCGGATGCTCGAGCTCGCCGGCACCGACGCGGACGGCGTCCTGCTGAACTGGTCCAGCGCCGAGGAGGTCGCCCGTGCGGGCCAGCGGGTGCGGTCGGCCGCCGCCGACGCCGGACGTGACCCGGCCGGTGTCGAGGTCGCGACCTACGTGCGGGTCGCGGTGGCCGACGACCACGACACGGCCCTGACCGCGCTCGCGGGCGAGATCGCGACCTACGCGGCGCTGCCCGCCTACGCGGCGCACTTCGAACGGCAGGGGTTCGGTGACGCGGTCGAGCGCGTCAAGGCGGCACACAAGGCCGGCGCGGACGCGGCGGGCAAGGCCGAGGCCCTCGGCGAACGTGCCCTGTCGCAGCTCGGGTGGGCCGGCACGCCGCAGGACGACCCGGCCGACGCGCTCGCGGCCTACCGGGACGCGGGGCTCGACCACCTCGTGGCACGGGTGGTGGTCGCCGGTGGCGACGCTGCCGCCTCGGTGCACCAGGTGGTCCGCGCGCTCGGGTGA
- a CDS encoding RecB family exonuclease — MATDPAATPPEPSALPPADGADAAALRLLDLDAAPPGTYGELEPAHPPLIDAQGRVRLSFSRIETYANCPRKFRYAYVDKLPGRPGPHLSFGSSIHNALEAFYDRKLPACPSEEELLQFLYDGWEHSGFADLPRDEQVAFYRHAQEVLRRYHRRVADRYRLPVATEAWFELPIGYEATVVGSIDRVDVDDDGRFHVIDYKTNRKVKDRARVAGSLQLSLYALACRHLYGALPATVSLDFVVAGVEVVAELDELDLDAARQAVLDTAAAVREDAYEPRPNRLCDWCDFRSLCPAWETGGGFEALGPAVAELREKRRSVARDVQALRDLEAGVTRIAAELADREADANGEDEAAPAAAGPADPTSAVHG; from the coding sequence ATGGCCACCGACCCCGCCGCGACCCCGCCCGAGCCCTCCGCCCTGCCCCCGGCGGATGGCGCTGACGCCGCTGCCCTGCGGCTGCTGGACCTCGACGCAGCGCCGCCGGGCACCTACGGCGAACTCGAGCCCGCCCACCCGCCGCTGATCGACGCCCAGGGCCGGGTCCGGCTGTCGTTCTCGCGCATCGAGACCTACGCCAACTGCCCCCGCAAGTTCCGCTACGCCTACGTCGACAAGCTGCCGGGTCGACCGGGGCCCCACCTGTCGTTCGGCAGCTCGATCCACAACGCGCTCGAGGCGTTCTACGACCGCAAGCTGCCCGCCTGCCCGTCGGAGGAGGAGCTGCTGCAGTTCCTCTACGACGGCTGGGAGCACTCGGGGTTCGCCGACCTGCCTCGCGACGAGCAGGTCGCCTTCTACCGGCACGCCCAGGAGGTGCTGCGCCGCTACCACCGGCGGGTCGCCGACCGCTACCGCCTGCCCGTGGCCACCGAGGCGTGGTTCGAGCTCCCCATCGGGTACGAGGCCACCGTGGTGGGCTCGATCGACCGGGTGGACGTCGACGACGACGGCCGGTTCCACGTCATCGACTACAAGACCAACCGCAAGGTCAAGGACCGCGCACGGGTGGCCGGTTCGCTCCAGCTGTCGCTGTACGCGCTGGCCTGCCGCCACCTGTACGGCGCGTTGCCGGCCACCGTCAGCCTGGACTTCGTGGTCGCCGGCGTCGAGGTCGTCGCCGAGCTCGACGAACTCGACCTCGACGCCGCTCGACAGGCCGTGCTCGACACCGCCGCCGCGGTCCGTGAGGACGCCTACGAGCCGCGTCCGAACCGCCTGTGCGACTGGTGCGACTTCCGCTCGCTGTGCCCCGCCTGGGAGACCGGCGGTGGGTTCGAGGCGCTCGGACCTGCGGTCGCCGAGCTGCGCGAGAAGCGCCGGAGCGTGGCCCGCGACGTGCAGGCCCTCCGGGACCTCGAGGCCGGGGTGACCCGCATCGCCGCCGAGCTCGCGGACCGCGAGGCCGACGCCAACGGTGAGGACGAGGCCGCGCCCGCCGCCGCCGGACCGGCCGATCCGACGTCGGCGGTCCACGGCTAG
- a CDS encoding SRPBCC family protein gives MGEKVSESTVIAAPVATVLDVITDLDAYPDWAEGILEAETLSRDDQGRPATARFRVDAKIAEVRYTLEYRYGDDEVSWTLIEGETISQLDGRYALTPDGDTTGVRYDLEADVDIPLPGFLKKRAAKQILEQGLEGLQRRAESRG, from the coding sequence GTGGGGGAGAAGGTCAGCGAGTCCACGGTCATCGCCGCGCCCGTCGCGACGGTACTGGACGTCATCACCGACCTCGACGCGTACCCGGACTGGGCCGAAGGCATCCTCGAGGCCGAGACGCTGTCGCGCGACGACCAGGGACGGCCTGCCACGGCCCGCTTCCGCGTGGACGCGAAGATCGCCGAGGTTCGCTACACCCTCGAGTACCGCTACGGGGACGACGAGGTGAGCTGGACCCTGATCGAGGGTGAGACCATCTCGCAGCTCGACGGTCGGTACGCGCTGACGCCGGACGGCGACACCACCGGCGTCCGCTACGACCTCGAGGCCGACGTCGACATCCCGCTGCCCGGCTTCCTCAAGAAGCGTGCCGCCAAGCAGATCCTCGAGCAGGGGCTCGAGGGGCTCCAACGGCGCGCGGAGTCACGAGGCTGA